GGGTTTCAAGCTTACACCATCCAATTAAAACAGGCCCACCCCTGGGTGGGGGGGAAGAGGGGTGCTGCCTAGACCAATGAAACATACGGGCTCAAGGTATGCTCTGCTAAACGAAGGTTGCCATACTGGACAGCTCACATGTGGGTGTATGTTGAAAACAAAGGTAATACATGGCCCATCCCAAGTAGACTTGCTAAATCAATGTGCCATAAAAAATCGACGCGTTAAATATTGCATGTTGACGCCGTCGTCAGATCCATTTCGCTCAGAAAAATATATTTTTCATTTACTAGATTTCTTCCAACtatgatttctttttcttttcatgctAGATTGTGTTGTATTGTTTCCAGACTTTGAGTGTATGACCTCGTGCTGCCCCTAAAAGAATATCACATACAAACACTTCTATAAAAATGATCATACGAAAAAAGGGACAAATATCTTGCATATGCTGGTAAAATAATATAGCATTAGTTTGTTGCATGTATTTCTATGCCAAATCTTTTAAGTGTCAAAGTAAAAAAATGTTATTAGATAGAATTACTAGGCGTGTGGATCAGGTGTACGTACTTGATTGGAGGCAAGGACATATTGTGCACATCAAGAATTTAGTGACTAAACGTGTGACATGGTCCATAACGAGCTTATTAGGCATGTAAACATGCATAGCCAAATCCTACATATGTTCAAATAATATGATTTTGATTTGTAGCAAACCAGGAGAATTAAGCTAGTACCAAAACAAGGTCTGACTATAAGATGCATCAAGTTCAACATAGGTCTGTTCACCGATTCTGCAACACTTTACATTTTTTTAGGGAGTGAATAGGTCATATAATATGGAACTTCACGGTGGATGGGACCTTGGGAACCAAGTGTGCGTAAGCCATCTCTCTTGCATAACGACGTCTCATGTCATCTTGCAACTTATCTTCGTTGGACCTGGCCAACCATGGCTCCATGGCGCGTGTATCGATTTCGAATACATCCAACGCGGGTGTGCTCCTTAGGAGAAAGTACACGAGTTCCATCAGTTCGAATTCCCCACTAAACCCACCAATTATAATAGTGTAGAGCCTTGCAAGTATTAAATCCTCGGGCCATGTGATGTTCAACTGAGTATGTTGATGAAGCTTGCAACAACCCTGCAAGGGTAGTTGATATGTAGGAAAGTAAGTAAATAAGTGTAGCATAGCAACATGTAGAAATAAAACTTGTAAAACTTACATGTAGGCCAAAATATTCTATTAGAGGAGCTGATTTGAGAACATAAGCCACCGAGGAAATGCCTTCTTTCCAAGGTTTCATGAGAACTAACATAACTGTTGTCAAACCAGCCAACCTTGAAGCATGCTGCAACACACGATATACCTGGAGAGGGACAAAAAGGAGACGAATTAAGCCTGTATGAACTTTCTAAAGATGATCAAACAAAGAAAGGACCAAATATATTACATACCTGTAAGCATGTAGGAAACTGGATTACCAAAAATTCTAGCTTGGGAAGCTTAGGAAATGCACTTATGAAGTCTAAAGGGCAGTCATCCTTGTTCACAAAATAAACATGGAGCATTTCAAGAAATTGTGCATGTTCGCACTCAATATTGATCTTGTAGCCCATGTATGCGAATGACTCAAGGTTGTCAGCACGAATACAAATACTAACCAAGCTTTTGCAAAATTGAACAACCAAGATTTGCAACCGTGCATGAGAAGCCGTCAAATGAACCAATAGATGGCAATATTGTAGGACCATAATTTCAAGAGCACAACAGTTGGACATAATACTTGAAACGGTTTCATCAACAATTGACACACGGGCGAGTAGAAGGGATTTAAGATATGAGAACCCACCAATATTTGCAGGCATTGTTCCTATACTGCAATTGAAAAGAGTCAATTCGTCCAACGAGTCGGCTCTACCATTAAAAAAAGGCCCCAAGAGAAAGTCATATGGCTCTGAAGCAGCGTTCATGCCTTTCACACAAATTGTGCAACCTTCCTTGCAACACTTGTTATCCAGGTCAAGGAAGAGCTTTTCTGTAGAGGCTACAATTGCAGACTCAATCCAGTGATCCAGATTAGAAGCATGGCCTGAGGTTAATGGGAATCTGATAATTAATTCCTTGATTTTGTTACCATGACGACTGTGCAAAAGCCCATTTACTTTGTGAACAAACTTTGTAGCCACATCATTCCACAAAAGAGGATTTTCATGGTAACGTGACTTCTCTAACTCTTGCATCCCAAAAGTATAGGAATCAAGGATGAGATGGTCGACTTTTTTCCAGACATGCCTCCATCTGGTGGAAAGAAAACCAGTCATTGCTGCCTCGCTTATTGTCATTAGGGAAAGAATTTCAATTAAAATATCATCCGGCAGTGTGCTGATCCGATCACGGTTCTACAGAACAAATGATATCATAGGAGAAAATTATAAAGATTTTTCTGCATATGGACATTTTACGATTTATTTTACAACATAATGCAGTAAACCACTTCCCAGTTTGCACAACGATTTTCTACGTATCTCACTAAATAGTATAGCAAGTAGACACAACAAATCAAGCATCAATGTTCTCTTGTAATGAATCACAAAATATTTTTACTATGTATTTAGATTCTCTAGACAACATGAAGCTCTGCACTTATTCTACCATTTTATAATTGGCAACTAATACGGCACCTAAAAGCTGGGTATGATTTAGAAATTTGGCACTAACGAACAATTTTCATTATTTTATTGTTCAAAAGGTAATAATACTTCATATTTTTTCTTATGTAAAAACATAAATATATGTTAAACCAGTTTGCTTGAGCCAAAATATCTCCACATTGCTCAAATTCCTTGCCGCATTAAATTCTTCTATCTGTATTGACATTCAACTTACAAGCAAACTGAATTGTTTAACTAGCAATACCCTGTTGGCCATTGCATTTAAcaaaaaaaaatatataaataattaTTTTAACCCATAGAGGAAATCAACTCTGCATTGTCTGAAACATATATGCATGAGTTTACTTGTGAAGTGGTATATGAAAAAAAGGAAAGCCAACAATATATGTTAATAAAATACACACCTGGACATGTTGCTCTTCATCATGCCTACACAATGCATTCTTTGGTGGGAAACAATCATCTGGAGTAAAGAAAAATAATCATGAGTTACTTGACTACATTGTGTTCTAGGTTCATATGTAATTCCATGTAGGCAAAGGTAAAAGCCCTCTCGCATGACCTAAGGATTAAAAATTCTCCCTTGCATTAAGAAAGGTTTAAGTGTCACACTCGAGGTGTTGGCGTGTTTACGTCACTTGGTACTCCTACCCTACCCACACATGAAAATGAACTCAATAAGCTACAAAAATAAATTGTATGGCCATCTAACTTGAACAATAAGTTACACCCTTTTTAGCTTGTAGCCGGATATTTTAGGAGGGCGGTTAACAAATCAAGCACCaaacccaaaagatataagtttatgTTTGTTCTTAACTCATATATTTGGCCCCCGAAAAGTAACCATATCTCAAGAGTTAGGACTTTGGCCCACGCAAGAGTCATTGATTCACAGGATTCCTAAATTGCAAGGGCAGAAAAACGAATGATTAGAGTGTCATGCTCTCTTGAATCTTATAAGATTATAAAACTAAGTGAATATGGATCAAGGAATGTTTGATAGCAGATAAAAAGTAAGGATTCTACCAAGAAGATTGAGTGGATGGAAAATTCTCCTGTAAAATAGAAAACAAATGAAAACTTTCTAACAATGAAAAGTTGGGATGCATCATTCTAAACAAAAGGTGTCACCCATTATGCTAATTTTCGGAATGTGATCAATCCACCACCAAATTATAATACCACCTCAATCAAGTATCAAACTGACGAGAATTTCCTTCGATAGCCAAATATATTCCTTCAAACAAAGCACAAGAGATTGGTATACAATCATCCACGTTGACTGTGTCTACAAATGACCATCTATAACCTGCTTCGATGAAAGCCGGAAGAATCCCGACATCTCTTCCCCTCTGCCCCAGAAAAAAACCCTAAACCTTCCCCTACCATTCTCCGCTGGATCAGTGGACCTATCCTAGTTGTCTAAGCGGCAACCATGGAGGCATTAATACAATAAAAAGGAAATATGGTAGATATTTTCACCTTCGGTGTTCTGCGgatgcggcggcgccggcggcgtgaGGGAGTCCATGCCCTAGGATGCAGTCTGGCTCGACTCTCACATTAGACAGGGAGAGGGGATTAGGGTTCTTTCGGGCCGTGCTAAGTAGTGTGGCTTCAATTTTTCTACTGGGCCAACTGGATCGTTGTCTTATTGGGCCCGACCCACAGATTCGCCACCCATGAGCCACCTCAACACAACCATGCAACCGTGAGAGCTCCTATTTGCCGCCCGCGGGTGGCAAATTGTTGAGCATTTGCTGAAGGCAGCCACGAATGGGCTGGCCCATTTGGAGCTATCGAACTCCTGGCGCGCAATTTTTTTTTAGATAAAGTGACGTGCGAGTGACTCGAACACGCGACCTCCTGTCATGAGCTAGTGTAACTAACCAACTTAAGTAGTGAGCTCAATTGATAGATTCACAGCGCGAAACTTTAAGTAGCGAACttcttttgaaaattttgaaaaatatgCACGAACATTTCGTAATATCCGTTGAATATTTtcttaatatacgatgaacattttataTTATACGCGATGAACTTTTTTGTATTATACGATGAACTTTTTGTAGTATAAGATGAAAAAATTGAATTTATGTGTTGACAATGTTTGAGTGCGCATTGAATATTTTGCAATATACgttgaacaattttttaatacacACTGAACAAAGTTCAAAAACATAGTGAATATTTTTATATTCATTGAACAATTTATAATATACAGAGAATATTTTTATAAGGCATGATGAACTTTTTGTAATATAACATGTACATTTTCTTAATATACAATGAGCATTTTGGTAACACACAATGAAATTTGTGTAATATAGACAAAAAGAAACAATAAAAAATGATGAATAGGGAAAAAGGAAAAGACTAgaaatataaacaaacataaaataaaaagaaaaacaaatagcaaaaaaagagaaaagaaaaactgACAGGAAAAAAACAACAGAATAACGAACAAAAAAATGGATATCAGCGCTCAACACGCGCTGCCGAGATCTTGGCCGGCCCACCCGCGGGCTTACGGGCGTTTCCACGACCATTTACCACCTGCGGGGCGGCAAATAGGAATTGCCCACAATCGCCCAAAATCCGAAATCACTAAAATTAAGCAGTACTCTTTACAAAGGTCACTCTCACCTTCTCAGGTTTCGACAAGTGGTGCACTGTAGGTGCACCAATTATCACAATCTAAGATTTTCCCTTTTTTCATAAATTCGTTTAtttaaaacattttatctcttagcagtgtgtccaaatctcgaactgttttcactgttggatttctcgcgtcaagaaattcaaaattaaatttcatgttgataggttttgacgaacttatTTTTCAAAAAGAACGGAGGAAAATGCGTTTTTTTCTTCGAGAGGCACGACTATGCCTCTTGTGGAataaaaaacgcatttttttctttttcgacAGGCACAACTGCTCTCGCAGAAGTAAATCCATGCACCCACGAAAAGTAAATTTGTGCCTCACGCGGAACGAAAAAACaggtttcttttctttcttttccgagaggcacgactgtgcctctcgTCGAAGCAAATTCGTACCTCCATGAGAAGTTAATCTGTGCTTCTTGCGGAACAAAAAAAAagagttctttttcttttttcgagAGACATGATTGTGCCTCTCACAGAAGCGAATCCGTGCCTGCacgagaagtaaatatgtgcctctcgtgaaacaaaaaaaatatgttttctttcttttggagAGGCACAACTATGCTTCTCATGGAAGGAAATTAGTGCCTTCACGAGAAGTAAATCTGTCTCTCTCGTGGaatgaaaaaaacgtgtttttcatGCGGTCCAAAATCTATGAAAAACCAGGGAAAAGCCGAATACCCGAAAACCCCCGAAAAAGTCATCTAAAAGCTGAAAATGCatacataaaaataaaaaatatatgaaGGGAGCGCCTGGAGCGCAGCAAGACGTGGCGGCTGAGTGGCATGCTCTCAGCTTACCCAAAGTGACCCTTGCGGGGGCTCCCGAAGGAGTACCCGCTGATTCCCCCAAATCTTATTCAACGGCATTTACACATATTCCCGCAAACCGGCGCGCACAGCCCTTCCACCTTGGCTTGACCCATCTAGCTTTCTCGATCGCAATGTATCAGGCTCTCCAATGACTGGGCCTCGCCGAAGAAGCAACCCAGTTTCTGCATCTTCGGGATGGCGGCAATTCTGAGGAGCCTCGGGATCAAGACGCGGACGTGTAGGAGGGTCGTGAGGGTCgtatgaggaggaggtggagaaggaggcggccAAGACCGCAGCCATGAAGGAGAGTGGCGCCTATCCCTATGATCTCAAGAAGGAGTTGAAAAATCTCCCGACTTACAAGGACCGTTTATTTTCTTGGTGGTTATCTCGTCTTAGTAATTCTAAATACTCTGTGTAGTTTTCTTCATCTATTGTGACATACATTTGACTTGGTGGTGGTTGATTGAATTTCTATCCCATGTGATAGACAGATGCAAGACAATCTATATTGTTCAGCCAGCAAAGAAAATGTTCCAACTAGAACTGGTTTGCAGATAGCCTATCCAAATCTTACAAATAAGGGAAACGTTTGGGGCCAGGGCACCGGCGGAAACATTGGGCCGGTCTCCCTCTTCCTCGCATCTCCTTCATGGGGTGCGCGGAAGCCCTCTTCTTCTGCCCCCTCCTCCCCACCCCTTCCCCATCCCttcccctcttcccgagctgcgaCTGGGCCACCACGAGCTACTTCGCCGGTGGCGAGGCTCCCCTCGCCGACTGCCATGGCTGCCTGCCGCCATGGCCAGATCCATCCCCTACCTCAAGCCTTCACGCGGGCGcatcccctccccccttccccctcctcccggGCTGCGACTGGGCGACCACGAcctccatcgccggcggccaggcgctccctcgccggccgccatggCTGCCTGCAGCCATGCCCGGATCCTCCCGCGTATACAAGTGTTGCAACCGTAACTTAGAAAAGCTTCAACAGccgttgaaaaaagcttcaaccatagacatAGAAAGCTTCAATGGCATTGCACAACAAGGGAAAGCTGCAACCGTTGTtggattttgctactaccggcaaAGCTTTTTGCCACATCCATCAGGCAGAGCTACGACCTCGCGAGGACGACAAtgatttttttgctgcaaccgtagcacGCTTTTGCTACTACCGTTGGAGGTTTTTGCTACATCCAGTagataaaaaagcttcaaccagacaaCGAAATACAGGAAAAGTTACAACCGTTTTGACAAAAAGCTTCAACCCACAGATGAAAAAGCTTCAAACAGAGATTGAGAAAACCCTCCTCGACGACGACCATGGCGTCTCTCTGTGTTTTTGTTGCAACCGCAGAGTAAAAAGCTGCAACCCTTTGTGAAAAAAGCTTCAAGCTCAGGTGAAAAAAGCTTCAATTGGCACGGTGGAAAGCTTCAATCCGCGAGAAAAGTTTCAACAGGCATAGAGAAAAGCTTCAACCGATGAgataaaaagcttcaacctgactcGCCAATGGCAGCGGGCAGCGACGTTGAGAGTTGCGTCGGCGACACGACAGTCCAGCGATGATGGCGGCTGCTAGGTGCTGCGACGACAAGGGGTGCCGGTGTGCTTCAAGACGGCGCCATTTTTTGCTACGAGGGGGCGATGGGCTTTCTGCTGGACCGGGGGGCGAGTACGGATGgggacggcggccggcggcgacagGGACGGAGAGCGCATCCAGCAGCGTGGGActagggggggggggaaggaggtcCAGGTGAGGGGGCTAGTCACCGGCGACAGGAGCGGGTGGGGTGaggacgcggtgaagaagaagaggaagaagtcaaCGCGGGGGAAGGAGGCTCAGAAACAAATCTGACGGCTCAAGCTCGCGGATCGGACGGCTGGGCCTTGACCGACCCAACGATTGGGCCGGTGCGCAGATCACTGCCCTACAAATAAAGCATCTTGAAGCCGTGATGAGCATAGCATACGACGAACCGTAAATCAAATGAACATGTGCACTCTGTACATCCCGTTTCACTAGTATATATACGTCCATTAACTATCACATGTTTCGGGTTTAACGTGTAGTTACAACTTACAACTTACAACCACTGTCCACAGGCTTCTGAGATACGACAATTCACATATGTTTGGAGAGCTCTCATATGCATTTTAACTTTTTTATAATTGAGACTGCAAAAGACCATTGCTGTCAATGTCTAAGATCTTTTATGTAAGTGCCTTTTTAGATGAGGAAGTGCCAATTCTGTTTGTACTCATGAAAATTTTTGAAGTTGTGAACTGCACTGCATCTTAATGACATTTACTTCTTCAGGAGAATGTCTTGGCTGAGTCAAGGACTCAAGGATGATGATCCCAGACTGCCATAAGCGTCTTGAAGCCACACTGGCAGAACTGAAAGCAACTCTGCTACCGTTTCTGAAACATTTGAGCTAATTTTGACATTATATAATGTGTATGTGTGATCTTGTCATGAGCTGTTCCAAGCTATTTGCAGGccgaatttttttaagaaaaggaggatgaccccctgcctctgcatctgggagatgcatgcggccattttattgattattctcgaggaccttacaaaatagtacaacaatatgcctgaatccgctatcttggcaacatctgccgctactcctatccatatgatgaaggggtgcaagctgggccaaatacccagacctctcacctaagcctaacatctaaagccggaggccccgaccgacacataccgggtccggggcacaatccggtccgacgcactcacacGTGTCGTCACCGCCATCTCCCACTGTTctatcttcagagcagattgaggtgccaaccttggcaggttcctccgccatcgacgccaccatgacgacCACCATCTACGctagtccatctccaagcagaaggaGCGCTACCACAGGACGAAGACCGGCGGAGAGTAGATGGAACGCCGCACACATTGCTTCCGCCAAACACCTCACACGCACCGCAAAGCGCCCACCATGCTTCCGGGAACCCcaggcgacgccttcaagaaggagcgcGACGAGGGTACGACGCCGTCGCCCGCAAGGGGAACTAGAGCTTTCGCCCAAAGGAAGAGCATAGTGAAAGACGGGAGAGGACCTCGACAAGGCCTCCAAGAAGGGGACCGGCGCCCAGCAAAGGCGCCGCCATTGTCGTGGCCTCCGCcgacggccaagggtttcccctggTCCCGCCCCCATCCCATCCACCCGGCCAAAGACCTGGCCAAGGGAGCGCACGAAGCTGGAGAAGGCGTTGGACTTCATCGAAGCAGGCATGCCGGGTGATGGGGCACCCCGACCCACTGTAGTAGATGTCCACCGAGACCTCGCCACCCGCACGGCCGAAGTCGCGGACCACCAGCACCCACGGCCGTCGCCGCCGAAGCGGCAACGCTGTCcacaccgcccgaggccgccgccccggcatccacccACCGCACACATCCCGTTGAAACATGGAGAAAGACCCACACCGCCGCCACCAGGGAGCACCACACCGCGAAAACCCAAGCCGGGCAGGACGAGGCAAGGCCATGCCGGCCAGATCCGGGCGGATCCAACGAACCCCGGCCCACCAGCCGCCAGATCGGAATAGCTGGCCCCGGTCCCAGAGCCGAGGTGGCCGGATCTAACGGGCAGAGCCATCCCAGGCAACTCGACACAGGGCAGGCGCGGGGCGACAACACCGGTGGCTACAGCCGTCGCAGAGGGCCGGCCTCGGCGGCCACCAGCGGAGCAGGGGAAGCGGGCGGCGGCGCCCAATGCAGGGTGGGGGGGGCTCTCCTGAGGCCGAGGCGGGTGCGCGGGGAAGCCCCCGCTGCCGCCTACCGCCTCGCGGGATAGCCCGACgacggctgccggcggcggcgggcgaggaggagaagtggaggCGGAGAACCGGCAGCGCCTAGGGTTTCGCCCCCGAGTCGCCCGAGAGCGGACGACGCGAAGGAGGGGGGCCTTTCGTCAATGCAGGCCGAATTGAAGGAGTCATTAGAACAAGGTGTCGAGATAGGAGAGGCGGAGAGCGCTATCACAGAAGTTGGAATTGTACTCGAACAATGGAAGATCAACTCACTAACCCCGCAAAAAAACCTCACTAGTCAAGAGCGTTAGTGTGGCGAATTACAGCCTAACAGGTGCCCGACCCCACTCCCCACTCCTAGGGTTCCCCAGtcgccgccgccggctcccccgcgcaGAGCCGTCGCCACGGCGGCCGGAGCCCGCCGGAGCCGCTAGCCCCTCCCCCATCTcgttccccttctcctcccccctcCATTACCTATACCCCCGCGCCGCCTCCCTGAGCGAGGCGGCCAGGGGCCCTTCCCTTAGCCCCTCCAGCTCTCCCCCGCGTCcctccctcctcccgccgccgtcaGCGTGCGCTGCCGTCCTCCGTCGCGTGGTGCTGGCGGCGGTGGGCATGCCTCTCCCCGCGTGCGGCCCTCCCCTGCTCGGGCCGTGATGGCCAGCGGCGGTGCGCCTCAACCGGCTTCGGTGTTGCCCGTCGGTGGTGATGTCGCGGGCCGCGGTGGTTCTCGACACGGCGGTGCGGCCGTTGGCCGTGGGGCGGCACAGTGGCGCTGGGCCTGGCGGCACTCGCCCAGCCCAAATCTGGGCCATTTTGGGCCTCATCCGGGTTTGGCGGGCCGGTGGCTCGGTGTTCGGCGGTGTTGTTCCCTGGTggtggcgtggtggcggtggtCTCGGGCGGTGAGGGCATCGTCGATCTGCGCGCTGCAGCGTGGTGACAGGACTGTCCGGATCCAAGTGGACCCAGCCGGGCATTCGGTGCCTAGCAAATCCTAGTCGCCGCGTCCAATCGGCCCTGCTAAGGCGGAGGAGGCTATCCGCTCCCTCCGGTCGCGTTGTGGTCGCTCTCGTGGccgttgtgaaggaaatatgccctagaggcaataataaagttgttattttattatttccttatatcatgataaatgtttattattcatgctagaattgtattaaccggaaacttgatacatgtgtgaatacatagacaaaacaaagtgtccctagtatgcctctacttgactagctcgttaatcaaagatggttaagtttcctgaccatagacatgtgttgtaatttgatgaacgggatcacatcattaggagaatgatgtgatggacaaggcccacccgttagcttagcataatgatcattaaattttattactattgctttcttcatgacttatacatattcctttgactatgagattatgcaactcccgaataccggaggaacaccttgtgtgctatcaaaggtcacaacataactgggtgattataaatatgctctacaggtgtctccgaaggtgtttgttgggttggcatagatcgagattaggatttgtcactccgagtattggacaggtatctctgggccctctcggtaatgcacatcacgataagccttgcaagcaatgtgactaatgagttagttgcgggatgatgcattacggaactagtaaagagacttgccggtaacgagattgaacaaggtatgaagataccgatgaccgaatctcgggcaagtaacataccgatgacaaagggaatgacgtatgttgtcattgcagtttgaccgataaagatctttgtagaatatgtaggaaccaatatgagcatccaggttccgctgttggttattgattgtagatgtgtctcggtcatgtctacatagttcttgaacccgtagggtccgcacgctaaacgttcgatgacgatttgtattatgagttatgtgttttggtgaccgaagattgtttggagtcccggatgagatcacggacatgacaaggagtatcaaaatggtcgagaggtaaagattgatacattggacgatagtattcggacaccggaatggtttcagagtgtttcggatatttatcagagtaccgaggggttaccggaacccctcggggaaagtaatgggccaacatgggccattggtgagagagagggcagcccacaaggggtggcgccccccctccccccatgggagtctgaattggacaaggggagggggcgcatcccccctttcct
Above is a window of Triticum aestivum cultivar Chinese Spring chromosome 6B, IWGSC CS RefSeq v2.1, whole genome shotgun sequence DNA encoding:
- the LOC123135045 gene encoding uncharacterized protein, which translates into the protein MDSLTPPAPPHPQNTEDDCFPPKNALCRHDEEQHVQNRDRISTLPDDILIEILSLMTISEAAMTGFLSTRWRHVWKKVDHLILDSYTFGMQELEKSRYHENPLLWNDVATKFVHKVNGLLHSRHGNKIKELIIRFPLTSGHASNLDHWIESAIVASTEKLFLDLDNKCCKEGCTICVKGMNAASEPYDFLLGPFFNGRADSLDELTLFNCSIGTMPANIGGFSYLKSLLLARVSIVDETVSSIMSNCCALEIMVLQYCHLLVHLTASHARLQILVVQFCKSLVSICIRADNLESFAYMGYKINIECEHAQFLEMLHVYFVNKDDCPLDFISAFPKLPKLEFLVIQFPTCLQVYRVLQHASRLAGLTTVMLVLMKPWKEGISSVAYVLKSAPLIEYFGLHGCCKLHQHTQLNITWPEDLILARLYTIIIGGFSGEFELMELVYFLLRSTPALDVFEIDTRAMEPWLARSNEDKLQDDMRRRYAREMAYAHLVPKVPSTVKFHII